The nucleotide sequence GCTCCAGGGAGGTAGCTCCGCCACCAGGTACAAGGCCTGCAGAAGGCGCAAGTAGCGCCTCAAGGTGGCCTGGGGGATGCCCACCTCCCGGGCCAGCTCCGAGGCGTTCAGGAGACCCCCTTGTCGGGCGGCCAGCACCGCCAGGAGGTGGGGGAGCTGGTGGAGCCGTTCTATCTGGGCCAGCTCGCGCACGTCCCGGCTCAGGAGGGTGTCCAGGTAGGCCCGGAACCATTCCCGGAGCTCCGGCCCCAGGGCCGCCCCCGGAAACCCACCCCGCAGGACCCGGGCCCGCAGGTCGCCAAGGGGGGGCGGGGGTGGGAGGGGCTCCCCTCTGGCCAGAAGGAGGAGCAGGTCGGGGAAGCTCCCCTTTCCCCCCTCCAGCTCCGCCTGGCTCAAGGGCAGAAGCCGCGCCACCGCCATGCGCCCCGGCAGGGCGTCGGCCACCTGGGGCAGGAGGAGGACGTTGGCCGAGCCGGTGAGGAGGAAGGCCCCCGGCCTCCTCTCCCGATCCACCCGGAGCTTCAGGGGCAGGAAGATCTCGGGGGCGCGCTGCACCTCGTCCAGGACGGTGGGAACGGGCAGGGCCCCCACGTAGCCCCTGGGGTCGGTGCGGGCGGCGGCCAGCTCCGTGGGGTCGTCCAGGGTGCGGTAGGCCAGGCCCAGCTCCCCGGCCAGCTTCAGGGCCAGGGTGGTCTTGCCCGCCTGCCGGGGGCCGGCCAGGAAGACCACGGGAAAGAGGGTCAGGAGCAGCTGGAGGCGGTCCTCGAGGAGCCGTGGGAGCATGGGTAAAGCTTACCACGAAATGAGAGATATACCTTCATTGAATGACCAAATTTCACGACTTGCCTTCCTGCCCGCCCAGAAAGCGAGGCGATCCCCTTACGGGGCTAAACCTCGTGCAACTTGAGGTTGAGGTTGAGGTTGAGGTTGAAGGGAGGAGGAAAGGGGCTGTCGCAATCCCCTTACGGGGCTAAACCTCGTGCAACTTGAGGGCGCAGCCCCTAGGGGGCCACAAACCGGGGATTAGGGGTCGCAATCCCCTTACGGGGCTAAACCTCGTGCAACTTGAGGGCGCAGCCCCTAGGGGGCCACAAACCGGGGATTAGGGGTCGCAATCCCCTTACGGGGCTAAACCTCGTGCAACTTGAGGGCGCAGCCCCTAGGGGGCCACAAACCGGGGATTAGGGGTCGCAATCCCCTTACGGGGCTAAACCTCGTGCAACTTGAGGGCGCAGCCCCTAGGGGGCCACAAACCGGGGATTAGGGGTCGCAATCCCCTTACGGGGCTAAACCTCGTGCAACAGAAGATCGCGTGGGCTGCAGTCCGCGCGGTTGGTGAGGTCGCAATCCCCTTACGGGGCTAAACCTCGTGCAACAGGCCCGCAAGAAGGGAACCTTCGGGGTGTGGGTACGCAAGTCGCAATCCCCTTACGGGGCTAAACCTCATGCAACCCCGAGGTATGCGCCGCCGCCTTGGAGAAGCAGTATAAGTCGCAATCCCCTTACGGGGCTAAACCTCGTGCAACAAGCGGGCTAAGGCTACTGAGCCCCAGGAGTCTGACCAGGTCGCAATCCCCTTACGGGGCTAAACCTCGTGCAACAGAAGATGAGCGAAGTGCTTGCTAATCGCGCAGATAGTGGTCGCAATCCCCTTACGGGGCTAAACCTCGTGCAACCTGTAGTGCTCAAGGCTCTTGGCGGCAAGGAGGTTATCCAGTCGCAATCCCCTTACGGGGCTAAACCTCGTGCAACCAGAAAGAGTACGGTATGGACGGACGCGGCGGCAAGGAGGGTCGCAATCCCCTTACGGGGC is from Thermus tengchongensis and encodes:
- a CDS encoding ATP-binding protein; the protein is MLPRLLEDRLQLLLTLFPVVFLAGPRQAGKTTLALKLAGELGLAYRTLDDPTELAAARTDPRGYVGALPVPTVLDEVQRAPEIFLPLKLRVDRERRPGAFLLTGSANVLLLPQVADALPGRMAVARLLPLSQAELEGGKGSFPDLLLLLARGEPLPPPPPLGDLRARVLRGGFPGAALGPELREWFRAYLDTLLSRDVRELAQIERLHQLPHLLAVLAARQGGLLNASELAREVGIPQATLRRYLRLLQALYLVAELPPWSGHLGKRLLKSPKVYLTDSGLAAHLLGHPAVPLEGRLWGHLLEGFVVGEVLRLQAAREDFRAYHYREAGGLEADLLLEFPGGVVGLEVKAGATLGSRDFAPLARLRERLGEKFLLGAILHPGERALPFGERLFALPLGYLWA